Proteins from a single region of Coregonus clupeaformis isolate EN_2021a unplaced genomic scaffold, ASM2061545v1 scaf0078, whole genome shotgun sequence:
- the LOC123483310 gene encoding zinc finger protein 239-like, with protein HHLLAKRNSGFLLLWVFNHLSDFVVHTGARRDYRGSSGEPQQHHEAEESEKSLSTSEHLKKHQRKPTGKKSHHCSDCGKIFNSSTHLKRHQRIHTGEKPYSCDQCGKSFTTSSQLTIHQRTHTGEKPYHCSDCGKSFSFVSSQYLKSHQRTHTGEKPHHCSDCGKSFVSSQYLESHQRTHTGEKPYSCDQCGKSFSQSSCLMVHLRRHTGEKPHSCYQCGKSFTTSSQLTIHQRTHTGEKPYSCDQCGKSFSQSSYLMVHLRTHTGEKPYSCDQCGKSFSDSSNLKVHLRTHTGEKPYSCDQCGKRYAAKRTLIQHQKVHT; from the exons CATCACCTTTTAGCTAAAAGAAACAGTggatttctgctgttgtgggtctttaaccatctgtctgactttgttgttcacacaggagcgagacgtgactatcgtggatcctctggcgagcctcaacaacatcatgaagctgaggAGTCAGAGAAGAGCCTCTCcacatcagaacacctcaagaaacaccagcggaaacccacagggaagaaatctcaccactgctctgactgtgggaagatatTCAACTCTTCTACACACCTTAAAAGACATcagagaatccatacaggagagaaaccttatagctgtgatcaatgtgggaagagttttactacatctagccagctgactattcaccagagaacacacacaggagagaaaccataccactgctctgactgtggaaagagtttt agttttgtttcatcccaatatttaaaatcacaccagagaacacacacaggagagaaaccacaccactgctctgactgtgggaagagttttgtttcGTCCCAATATTtagaatcacaccagagaacacacacaggagagaagccttatagctgtgatcaatgtgggaagagttttagtcaatCAAGCTGcctgatggtacatttgagaaggcacactggagagaaacctcatAGCTgttatcaatgtgggaagagttttactacatctagccagctgactattcaccagagaacacacacaggggagaaaccttatagctgtgatcaatgtgggaagagttttagtcaatCAAGCTACCTGATGGTTcatttgagaacgcacactggagagaaaccttatagttgtgatcaatgtgggaagagttttagtgattcaagcaacctgaaggtacatttgagaacacacactggagagaaaccttatagctgtgatcaatgtggcaaGAGATACGCTGCTAAAAGAACTCTGATTCAACATCAGAAAgtacatacatga